In Sandaracinaceae bacterium, the following proteins share a genomic window:
- a CDS encoding tetratricopeptide repeat protein, with translation MSLYRYLVFFAALVAALSSSVRVQAQDDRARLHFQAGASYYEAGDYEDALREFQRSHALSQRSELFYNFSLCYQQIGDLDNAALYLRRYLDEVEAIDNRDQLERRHENLLERIAARGATPTPPNVGDPRPDPEAEPTPDQEPDTEPAADAEASPDEPRRGGGVPVGAVIGYAVAGVGVVLAATFGPLALRERGRIEDGCGADRSCTSGQVQRMDGFALGADIGLGVAVVGATVGTILLLTGRGSDDEEESTDQARLRFTPYASPVGAGASLRGSF, from the coding sequence TTGAGCTTGTATCGTTACTTGGTCTTCTTCGCCGCGCTGGTCGCGGCCCTCTCTTCCAGCGTCCGTGTCCAGGCCCAGGACGACCGCGCGCGCCTCCACTTCCAGGCGGGCGCCTCGTACTACGAGGCAGGTGACTACGAGGATGCGCTGCGCGAGTTCCAGCGCTCGCACGCCCTCAGTCAGCGCTCCGAGCTCTTCTACAACTTCTCTCTCTGCTACCAGCAGATTGGGGACTTGGACAACGCCGCGCTCTATCTGAGGCGCTACCTCGACGAGGTGGAGGCCATCGACAACCGAGACCAGCTCGAGCGCCGCCACGAGAACCTGCTCGAGCGAATCGCCGCGCGGGGCGCCACTCCCACACCACCGAACGTGGGCGATCCGAGGCCCGACCCGGAAGCCGAGCCCACACCGGACCAGGAACCGGACACGGAGCCGGCCGCCGACGCGGAGGCTTCCCCGGACGAGCCGCGCCGCGGCGGTGGGGTGCCGGTCGGTGCCGTGATTGGATACGCCGTTGCAGGCGTCGGGGTGGTGCTGGCCGCCACGTTCGGCCCGCTCGCCCTGAGGGAGCGCGGCCGCATCGAAGATGGGTGCGGCGCCGACCGGAGCTGCACGTCGGGGCAAGTGCAGCGCATGGACGGCTTCGCGCTGGGCGCCGACATCGGGCTCGGCGTGGCCGTGGTCGGGGCCACCGTGGGCACCATCCTCCTGCTCACCGGTCGTGGAAGCGATGACGAAGAGGAGAGCACGGACCAAGCTCGGCTCCGCTTCACACCCTATGCAAGTCCCGTGGGCGCCGGCGCCTCGCTGCGGGGGAGCTTCTGA
- a CDS encoding GFA family protein encodes MTEPTLHAGGCHCQKVRYEVNIAADTGMGCNCSMCSKKGTLLSFVTPDAFTLLSGEDHLTDYTFNKHTIHHLFCKTCGVGSFARGTRRDGSPIIAINVRCLDGFDLDAVTVQMVDGKSF; translated from the coding sequence ATGACCGAACCCACGCTCCACGCCGGCGGCTGCCACTGTCAGAAGGTCCGCTACGAAGTGAACATCGCGGCCGACACCGGGATGGGCTGCAACTGCTCGATGTGCTCCAAGAAGGGCACGCTGCTCTCCTTCGTCACCCCCGACGCGTTCACCCTCCTGTCGGGCGAGGACCACCTCACGGACTACACGTTCAACAAGCACACCATCCACCACCTGTTTTGCAAGACCTGTGGCGTGGGGTCGTTCGCCCGCGGCACGCGGCGCGACGGCTCCCCGATCATCGCCATCAACGTGCGCTGCCTCGACGGCTTCGACCTCGACGCAGTCACCGTGCAGATGGTCGACGGGAAGAGCTTCTGA
- a CDS encoding MBL fold metallo-hydrolase, with translation MLFRQLFDPESSTYTYLIADPVTRQAALIDPVLDQVERDAQLLRELDLTLVHTLETHAHADHITGSGLLRQRLGSRSVVSDAAGAVCADVKVRHGDKVHVGGITLEVRATPGHTNGCVSYVTEDHQNAFTGDALLIRGCGRTDFQQGDSGTLYDSVQQQVFSLPDDTRIWPGHDYRGRTMSTVGEEKAHNPRLGGGRSKDQFVTIMSNLNLALPSKIDVAVPANLACGLAPQSDSALPIERGWAPVERLSDGTPEVDVAWVRDAHAEVRLIDVREQDELTGELPMLERADSVVLDKLSERMKDAPREEPIVVICRSGRRSAGAARTLEAMGFKRVASMRGGMLAYVEAEGGTCAV, from the coding sequence ATGCTCTTCCGACAGCTCTTCGACCCCGAGTCCAGCACCTACACCTACCTCATCGCGGACCCCGTCACGCGGCAGGCGGCGCTGATCGACCCGGTCCTGGATCAAGTGGAGCGCGACGCCCAGCTGCTGCGCGAGCTCGACCTCACGCTGGTCCACACCCTCGAGACCCACGCCCACGCCGACCACATCACCGGGTCGGGCTTGCTGCGCCAGCGCCTGGGCAGCCGCTCCGTGGTGAGCGACGCCGCAGGGGCCGTGTGTGCCGACGTGAAGGTCCGCCATGGCGACAAGGTGCACGTGGGTGGCATCACTCTGGAGGTGCGCGCCACGCCCGGGCACACCAACGGCTGCGTGTCGTACGTGACCGAGGACCACCAGAACGCCTTCACGGGCGACGCGCTGCTCATCCGCGGCTGCGGGCGCACCGACTTCCAGCAGGGAGACTCGGGCACGCTCTACGACTCCGTGCAGCAGCAGGTGTTCTCGCTGCCGGACGACACGCGCATCTGGCCTGGCCACGACTACCGCGGGCGCACCATGAGCACCGTGGGCGAAGAGAAGGCGCACAACCCGCGCCTCGGCGGCGGGCGCAGCAAGGACCAGTTCGTCACCATCATGAGCAACCTGAACCTGGCGCTGCCCAGCAAGATCGACGTGGCCGTGCCCGCCAACCTGGCTTGTGGCCTCGCGCCGCAGAGCGACTCGGCGCTGCCCATCGAGCGCGGCTGGGCGCCTGTCGAGCGGCTCAGCGACGGCACGCCCGAGGTGGACGTGGCCTGGGTGCGCGACGCCCACGCCGAGGTGCGGCTCATCGACGTGCGCGAGCAAGACGAGCTGACGGGCGAGCTGCCCATGCTCGAGCGCGCCGACTCGGTGGTGCTGGACAAGCTCAGCGAGCGCATGAAGGACGCGCCGCGCGAGGAGCCCATCGTGGTCATCTGCCGCAGCGGTCGCCGCTCGGCGGGGGCGGCGCGCACGCTCGAGGCCATGGGCTTCAAGCGCGTGGCGTCCATGCGCGGTGGCATGCTGGCCTACGTGGAGGCCGAGGGCGGCACCTGCGCCGTGTGA
- a CDS encoding ribbon-helix-helix domain-containing protein codes for MARKKISTTVYITPEQNEQLKVLHDRTKVPIAVYIREGIDLVLRRHADELPGQLSLTPTDD; via the coding sequence ATGGCGCGCAAGAAGATCTCCACGACCGTGTACATCACCCCCGAGCAGAACGAGCAGCTCAAGGTTCTGCACGACCGCACCAAGGTGCCCATCGCGGTGTACATCCGCGAAGGCATCGACCTCGTGCTGCGCCGCCATGCGGACGAGCTGCCTGGGCAGCTGTCGCTGACGCCCACGGACGACTGA
- a CDS encoding integrin yields the protein MTTKRSPRSVLILSLALGGLVGGCGGDAAGNDAGTDGAIACLVNQYVEDAACVACPPGTSNLPGDRTSGGDTICDPRLCEEDERVQANACTPCPANTFNDAGDDASMSDTSCEDACEVALGLPCADFAEAYVKASTVDEADRFGRSVALDGDTLVVGAPDEDADTGIDGTQSDDTAVDSGAVYVFTRVGATWTQQAYLKASNVQGSDRFGFTVAVSGDTIAVGAPGEDSAAPGVNGDEADNSLESTGAVYVFTRSGASWSQQAYLKASNPDSTDSFGVALGLSGDTLAVGANWEDSTATGVNNDETDDTAVQSGAVYVFTRSSNTWSQQAYLKASNTDAGDEFGTALALDGNTLAIGAWEEDSAATGVDGSESSNASETSGAVYVFTRSGVTWTQQAYLKASNTMVGAQFGFSVALSGDTVAVGAPEHQTGAVYIFGRSGGVWSQQALRTANRPADAFGYSVALSNTMLVVGARTESRGGSGLNDDPPFATIEASGAVYVFTQSATLWSQLAYIKASNPDPFDQFGFSVAVSGSTIAVGATNEDSAATGLNGNEANNDALDSGAVYVRLLAP from the coding sequence ATGACTACCAAGCGCAGCCCCCGAAGCGTCCTGATTCTTTCCCTGGCCCTCGGCGGCCTGGTGGGCGGCTGTGGAGGTGACGCAGCTGGCAACGACGCGGGGACCGACGGGGCCATCGCGTGCCTGGTCAACCAGTACGTGGAGGACGCTGCGTGTGTGGCCTGTCCACCGGGTACGAGCAACCTTCCCGGCGACAGAACATCGGGGGGTGACACCATCTGCGATCCGCGACTTTGCGAGGAGGACGAGCGCGTCCAGGCGAACGCCTGTACGCCATGCCCTGCCAACACTTTCAACGATGCCGGCGACGACGCTTCCATGTCGGATACAAGCTGCGAAGACGCCTGTGAGGTCGCGCTGGGCCTGCCCTGCGCAGATTTCGCGGAGGCATACGTCAAAGCCTCGACCGTGGACGAGGCCGATCGGTTCGGTCGGTCGGTCGCGCTCGACGGCGACACGCTCGTGGTAGGGGCCCCCGATGAAGACGCAGACACCGGGATTGACGGGACGCAGAGCGACGATACGGCCGTGGACAGTGGCGCTGTGTACGTGTTCACACGCGTCGGCGCGACGTGGACTCAGCAGGCGTACCTCAAGGCATCCAACGTCCAAGGCAGCGATAGATTCGGGTTCACGGTAGCCGTGTCCGGCGACACGATCGCAGTGGGTGCGCCAGGTGAAGATAGCGCGGCCCCAGGAGTCAACGGTGACGAAGCCGACAACTCACTCGAGTCCACCGGCGCAGTGTACGTGTTTACGCGGAGCGGAGCGTCCTGGAGCCAACAAGCCTACCTGAAGGCGTCGAATCCTGACTCGACGGACTCTTTCGGAGTCGCATTGGGACTCTCCGGTGACACCTTGGCCGTCGGTGCCAACTGGGAAGACAGTACGGCCACGGGGGTCAACAACGATGAAACAGACGACACGGCTGTGCAGAGTGGCGCCGTGTACGTATTCACCCGCTCATCAAACACGTGGAGCCAGCAGGCCTATCTGAAGGCGTCCAATACCGACGCGGGCGACGAGTTCGGGACGGCTCTTGCACTCGACGGAAACACACTCGCGATCGGAGCCTGGGAAGAGGACTCGGCCGCGACAGGAGTAGACGGCAGCGAGTCCAGCAACGCGAGCGAGACGAGCGGCGCTGTGTACGTCTTCACGCGGAGCGGTGTCACGTGGACGCAGCAAGCATACTTGAAGGCATCCAACACGATGGTCGGCGCGCAGTTCGGGTTTTCCGTCGCGCTCTCCGGTGACACCGTAGCGGTAGGGGCGCCAGAGCATCAGACCGGAGCAGTCTACATCTTTGGCCGCAGTGGCGGTGTTTGGAGCCAGCAGGCATTGCGTACTGCCAACAGACCCGCCGACGCCTTTGGCTACTCAGTAGCACTTTCGAACACCATGCTCGTGGTGGGCGCACGTACCGAGAGCCGTGGTGGCTCTGGTCTCAACGACGACCCGCCGTTCGCCACAATCGAGGCGAGCGGAGCCGTCTACGTGTTCACGCAAAGCGCCACTTTGTGGTCCCAACTGGCCTACATCAAGGCATCGAATCCAGACCCATTCGATCAGTTCGGATTCTCCGTGGCCGTATCCGGAAGCACGATCGCCGTTGGTGCCACCAACGAGGACAGCGCTGCCACTGGCCTCAACGGCAACGAGGCCAACAACGACGCCCTCGACAGCGGCGCTGTCTACGTGCGCTTGCTCGCACCGTGA
- the sulP gene encoding sulfate permease, giving the protein MTAAAQTPAKRRSLRPAWLRGYDRAVLRADVIAGVIVAAVLIPQAMAYATLANLPPIVGLYAAAAAPLFYPLLASSRRLAVGPVALDSMLVAGTLATLGAVAVADRVAYGVLLALMVGAILFVLGVLRFGFVANFLSRPVVLGFTAGAALLIASGQVGPLMGISLPTGQGLHAVVWAAVKGASGAHVPTLVVGVVSVALLLALRKPLPRASSPIVLGGALVVSALLHLEDHGVRVVGELPRGLPMPAVPGFDFLASAPYEILVPAALTIALVAFTEAIATARAIAEPGSVVRPSQELAALGVSNLAAGLFGGYPVTGGLSRSAINAGAGARTPLAGAVTALLVALALMVATGALYALPMASLAALVIVAVLKLIDVAAAKRIARTKRGDAVVLGLTFVATALLGAQTGLLIGVALSVGAFLISTSKPHFAVLGRLPGTEDYLNVERHPHAVQEPGVVVLRIDAQLYFGNVTFLQDCVRGIVSEQGVAMHTLVIEAAGVNQLDSAAAETLDALDRELEGRGVRLLLTHVKGPVRDVLARTDMLLRMARTGRIYLGTHEAVMKAASGEELIGRDPEKDPDPRALADRVGCGETARRLIPREGRHGEGSGI; this is encoded by the coding sequence ATGACGGCCGCCGCGCAGACACCCGCGAAGCGTCGCTCACTGCGGCCCGCGTGGCTGCGCGGCTACGACCGTGCGGTGCTGCGCGCGGACGTCATCGCGGGGGTGATCGTGGCGGCTGTGTTGATCCCGCAGGCCATGGCCTACGCCACGCTGGCGAACCTGCCGCCCATCGTGGGGCTCTACGCCGCCGCCGCCGCGCCGTTGTTCTACCCGCTGCTGGCCAGCTCACGGCGCCTGGCCGTGGGGCCGGTGGCGCTCGACTCCATGCTGGTGGCGGGCACGCTGGCCACGCTCGGTGCCGTGGCCGTGGCCGACCGCGTGGCCTACGGCGTGCTGCTGGCGCTGATGGTGGGCGCCATCCTGTTCGTGCTGGGCGTGCTGCGCTTCGGCTTCGTGGCCAACTTCTTGTCGCGTCCGGTGGTGCTGGGCTTCACCGCAGGCGCGGCGCTGCTGATCGCCAGCGGCCAGGTGGGCCCGCTGATGGGCATCTCGCTGCCCACGGGCCAGGGGCTGCACGCCGTGGTGTGGGCTGCCGTGAAGGGGGCGAGCGGGGCCCACGTGCCCACGCTAGTGGTGGGGGTGGTGAGCGTGGCGCTGCTGCTGGCGCTGCGGAAGCCGTTGCCGCGCGCGTCCTCGCCCATCGTGCTGGGTGGCGCGCTGGTGGTGTCAGCGCTGCTGCACCTCGAGGACCACGGCGTGCGCGTGGTGGGCGAGCTGCCGCGCGGGCTGCCCATGCCCGCCGTGCCCGGCTTCGACTTCCTGGCGAGCGCCCCGTACGAGATCCTGGTGCCCGCCGCGCTCACCATCGCGCTGGTGGCGTTCACCGAGGCCATCGCCACGGCGCGCGCCATCGCCGAGCCGGGCAGCGTGGTGCGCCCTAGCCAAGAGCTGGCTGCGCTGGGCGTGTCCAACCTCGCGGCGGGCCTCTTCGGCGGCTACCCGGTCACTGGCGGGCTGTCTCGCTCGGCCATCAATGCGGGCGCCGGGGCACGCACGCCGCTCGCGGGTGCCGTGACGGCGCTGCTGGTGGCCCTGGCGCTGATGGTGGCGACGGGCGCGTTGTACGCGCTGCCCATGGCCAGCCTGGCCGCGCTGGTGATCGTGGCGGTGCTCAAGCTCATCGACGTGGCCGCCGCCAAGCGCATCGCGCGCACGAAGCGTGGCGACGCGGTGGTGCTCGGCCTGACGTTCGTGGCCACCGCGCTGCTGGGCGCACAGACGGGGCTCTTGATCGGCGTGGCGCTGTCCGTGGGCGCGTTCTTGATCAGCACGTCGAAGCCGCACTTCGCGGTGCTGGGACGGCTCCCGGGCACGGAGGACTACCTGAACGTGGAGCGTCACCCGCACGCGGTGCAGGAGCCCGGCGTGGTGGTGCTGCGCATCGACGCGCAGCTGTACTTCGGCAACGTGACCTTCTTGCAGGACTGCGTGCGCGGCATCGTGAGCGAGCAGGGCGTGGCCATGCACACGCTGGTGATCGAGGCGGCCGGCGTGAACCAGCTGGACAGCGCGGCGGCCGAGACGCTGGACGCGTTAGATCGCGAGCTCGAGGGGCGCGGGGTGCGGTTGCTGCTGACGCACGTGAAGGGACCAGTCCGTGACGTGCTGGCGCGCACCGACATGCTGCTGCGCATGGCGCGCACCGGGCGCATCTACTTGGGCACCCACGAGGCGGTGATGAAGGCGGCCAGCGGGGAAGAGCTGATTGGGCGCGACCCGGAGAAGGACCCGGACCCGCGCGCGTTGGCCGACCGCGTGGGGTGTGGAGAGACGGCGCGGCGGCTGATCCCGAGGGAGGGACGGCACGGCGAGGGCAGCGGGATTTAG
- a CDS encoding YeeE/YedE family protein, translating into MASLTGLLGGLLIGLSASLLWVMNGRIAGISGIAGGMFAAPLREVSWRGAFVSGLVIAGAVGALVKPAVFGAPTTLPFAQLLAAGLLVGTGTALGSGCTSGHGVCGLARFSSRSLFATLTFIGVGMLTVAAVRALGGGAL; encoded by the coding sequence ATGGCCAGCCTCACTGGCCTGCTGGGCGGGCTCCTGATCGGGCTCTCCGCCTCCCTCCTGTGGGTCATGAACGGGCGCATCGCGGGCATCAGCGGCATCGCCGGCGGCATGTTCGCTGCCCCGCTGCGTGAGGTCTCGTGGCGCGGCGCGTTCGTGTCGGGGCTGGTCATCGCTGGCGCAGTCGGCGCGCTGGTGAAGCCGGCGGTGTTCGGGGCGCCCACCACGCTGCCCTTCGCGCAGCTGCTGGCCGCTGGCCTCTTGGTGGGCACTGGCACGGCCCTCGGCTCGGGCTGCACCAGCGGCCACGGCGTGTGCGGGTTGGCGCGCTTCTCCTCGCGCTCGCTGTTCGCCACCCTCACGTTCATCGGCGTGGGCATGCTGACCGTGGCTGCCGTGCGCGCGCTCGGCGGAGGTGCGCTGTGA
- a CDS encoding sigma-54-dependent Fis family transcriptional regulator, with amino-acid sequence MSTGNVLLIDDDAAFRFAMQKALRRAGFEVREAADGESALSILASGDVPDVALLDLRMKGLDGLEVLRRRGAVRTRMIVLTGHGTVQAAVEAMRLGAFSFLEKPVDAELLRPLIKQAVTESRRTEGPSDERHVPLVGQSPSTAEVRKFIATVGPTDETVTIFGETGTGKEVVAQHLHLASPRRSAPFVALNAACVPRELFESELFGHKRGAFTGASADRLGLFREAHGGTLFIDELAELPIESQAKLLRALETRLVRPVGDSKEHAVDVRIVAATNCDLWAEVQAGNFREDLYFRLQVFPVLLMPLRERPSDILPLAAHLLERLGYRDVTLGPDAQQALVDYHWPGNVRELLNVLRRAALFAEENEIRGDLMRRMIAASVFGHAAPKAMHVPISLSSAQATVREEPLEPAASQRPSSGEQDSGERTSLADVERAHIERVLRQMDGNVTRTATALGIDRRTLQRKLKTYGLDAAPE; translated from the coding sequence ATGAGCACCGGAAACGTCCTCCTCATCGATGACGACGCCGCCTTCCGATTCGCGATGCAGAAGGCGCTGCGACGCGCGGGCTTCGAGGTGAGGGAGGCCGCAGACGGCGAGAGCGCGCTCTCGATCCTCGCGAGCGGCGACGTGCCCGACGTGGCGCTCTTGGACCTGCGCATGAAGGGCCTCGACGGGCTCGAGGTGCTGCGCCGGCGGGGCGCGGTCCGCACGCGCATGATCGTGCTCACCGGCCACGGCACGGTGCAGGCCGCGGTAGAGGCCATGCGCCTCGGCGCATTCTCGTTCCTCGAGAAGCCCGTGGACGCCGAGCTGCTGCGCCCGCTCATCAAGCAGGCCGTCACCGAGAGCCGCCGCACGGAGGGGCCCTCGGACGAGCGCCACGTCCCGCTGGTGGGCCAGAGCCCGTCCACGGCCGAGGTGCGCAAGTTCATCGCCACCGTGGGGCCCACCGACGAGACCGTCACCATCTTCGGCGAGACGGGCACCGGCAAGGAGGTGGTCGCGCAGCACCTGCACCTGGCCAGCCCCCGCCGCAGCGCGCCGTTCGTGGCGCTCAACGCGGCCTGCGTGCCGCGCGAGCTGTTCGAGAGCGAGCTGTTCGGGCACAAGCGCGGCGCGTTCACGGGGGCCAGCGCCGACCGTCTGGGCCTCTTCCGCGAGGCGCATGGCGGCACGCTGTTCATCGACGAGCTGGCCGAGCTGCCCATCGAGAGCCAGGCCAAGCTGCTGCGCGCGCTCGAGACGCGCCTGGTGCGGCCCGTGGGCGACAGCAAGGAGCACGCGGTGGACGTGCGCATCGTGGCGGCCACCAACTGCGACCTGTGGGCCGAGGTGCAGGCCGGCAATTTCCGCGAAGACCTGTACTTCCGCCTGCAGGTGTTCCCGGTGTTGCTCATGCCCCTGCGCGAGCGCCCGAGCGACATCCTGCCGCTGGCGGCGCACTTGCTGGAGCGCCTGGGTTACCGCGACGTCACGCTGGGCCCCGACGCCCAGCAGGCCCTGGTGGACTACCACTGGCCCGGCAACGTGCGCGAGCTGCTGAACGTGCTGCGGCGCGCGGCGCTGTTCGCGGAAGAGAACGAGATCCGCGGCGACCTCATGCGGCGCATGATCGCGGCGAGTGTGTTCGGGCACGCCGCCCCGAAGGCCATGCACGTGCCCATCAGCCTGAGCAGCGCGCAGGCCACCGTGCGGGAGGAGCCTCTCGAGCCTGCAGCGTCGCAGCGTCCCAGCAGTGGCGAGCAGGACTCGGGCGAGCGCACCAGCCTGGCCGACGTGGAGCGCGCCCACATCGAGCGAGTGCTGCGCCAGATGGACGGCAACGTGACGCGCACGGCCACCGCGCTGGGCATCGACCGGCGCACGCTGCAGCGCAAGCTCAAGACCTATGGGCTCGATGCCGCGCCCGAGTGA
- a CDS encoding rRNA pseudouridine synthase encodes MAQQRLQKVLAQAGIASRRGAEKYITDGRVRVNGKIVTELGVKVDDHLDKVEVDGRRLVRDSPVYYILNKPREVVSTLSDPEGRSSLADIIEKIPERVFPVGRLDYHTSGALLLTNDGEFSEALLRPSVGVPKVYAAKLQGHVDVPELDALRNGVKLDDGYVTKKADVFVLRTEDRCTWVQITLREGKNRQIHRMGDAIGHRVQRLTRLAFAGVDTEGLRPGQQRALSKKELDTINKLFVAPFKKKKREGGAGTGQYVPRDHDHDPDDELVDDGDY; translated from the coding sequence ATGGCACAACAGAGACTCCAGAAGGTGCTCGCCCAGGCGGGGATCGCCTCACGCCGGGGTGCCGAGAAGTACATCACTGACGGGCGCGTGCGCGTGAACGGCAAGATCGTCACCGAGCTCGGCGTCAAGGTCGATGACCACCTCGACAAAGTCGAGGTCGACGGTCGGCGCTTGGTGCGTGACTCGCCGGTCTACTACATCCTGAACAAGCCGCGCGAGGTGGTGAGCACGCTCAGCGACCCCGAGGGTCGCTCGTCGCTGGCCGACATCATCGAGAAGATCCCGGAGCGCGTGTTCCCGGTGGGGCGGCTCGACTACCACACCAGCGGCGCGCTCCTGCTCACCAACGACGGTGAGTTCTCGGAGGCGCTCCTGCGCCCGAGCGTGGGCGTCCCCAAGGTCTACGCGGCCAAGCTGCAGGGCCACGTGGACGTGCCCGAGCTGGACGCGCTGCGCAACGGCGTGAAGCTGGACGACGGCTACGTGACCAAGAAGGCCGACGTCTTCGTGCTGCGCACGGAGGACCGCTGCACCTGGGTGCAGATCACGCTGCGCGAGGGCAAGAACCGGCAGATCCACCGCATGGGCGACGCCATCGGCCACCGCGTGCAGCGCCTCACGCGCCTGGCGTTCGCCGGGGTGGACACCGAGGGGCTGCGCCCCGGACAGCAGCGCGCGCTCAGCAAGAAGGAGCTCGACACCATCAACAAGCTGTTCGTGGCGCCCTTCAAGAAGAAGAAGCGTGAGGGCGGTGCAGGCACGGGCCAGTACGTGCCGCGCGACCACGACCACGACCCCGACGACGAGCTGGTCGACGACGGCGACTACTGA
- a CDS encoding sigma 54-interacting transcriptional regulator, which yields MPTLSMLALEDIAGAAIVLDPQLRVVEFTPAAEQLMAAPLAPGVFAAKVLCGEGAQRPIAEALAAGKPIAAEVPRVDPDGGTRVLYVRGTPIKRDGVIEGFLLLLEASGWEDGGPDAPITRFGILTGDRAMKRLLRDIERVARRSATVLVRGETGTGKELVAQGIHDASSRRDGPFRAINCAALPPHLLESELFGHVRGAFTGAVRDAPGHFRLASGGTLFLDEVAELSLELQAKLLRVLQERVVVPVGGRDSIPIDVRIVSATHRSLQAAVADGEFRADLMYRLRVVPLFIPPLRERGDDVLHIAQRFVTEQNARGERQVLSLSSGARARLLAHPFPGNVRELQNVIEYAFTMGDGPVLVESDLPPELLQGAGGEPVDQASAVNVPATRSAEPGKAGDEAARIRFALERAAGNRGRAAQSLGISRATLWRRMRALGMDD from the coding sequence ATGCCCACGCTCTCCATGCTCGCCCTCGAGGACATCGCCGGCGCCGCCATCGTGCTGGACCCGCAGCTGCGGGTGGTGGAGTTCACGCCGGCCGCCGAGCAGCTCATGGCCGCCCCGCTCGCCCCCGGCGTGTTCGCCGCCAAGGTGCTGTGTGGCGAAGGCGCGCAGCGGCCCATCGCCGAGGCGCTGGCGGCGGGCAAGCCCATCGCCGCCGAGGTCCCGCGCGTGGACCCGGACGGCGGCACGCGCGTGCTCTACGTGCGCGGCACGCCCATCAAGCGTGACGGGGTGATCGAGGGCTTCTTGCTCCTGCTCGAGGCGAGCGGCTGGGAGGACGGCGGCCCCGACGCGCCCATCACGCGCTTTGGGATCCTGACGGGTGACCGCGCCATGAAGCGCCTGCTGCGCGACATCGAGCGCGTGGCCCGGCGCAGCGCCACCGTGTTGGTGCGTGGCGAGACGGGCACCGGCAAGGAGCTGGTGGCCCAGGGCATCCACGACGCGTCGAGCCGCCGCGACGGTCCGTTTCGCGCCATCAACTGCGCCGCCCTGCCGCCGCACCTGCTGGAGAGCGAGCTGTTCGGCCACGTGCGCGGCGCGTTCACCGGCGCCGTGCGCGATGCCCCGGGTCACTTCCGGCTGGCGTCGGGGGGCACCTTGTTCCTGGACGAGGTGGCCGAGCTGTCGCTCGAGCTGCAGGCCAAGCTGCTGCGGGTGCTGCAGGAGCGCGTGGTGGTGCCGGTGGGTGGGCGCGACTCCATCCCCATCGACGTGCGCATCGTGTCGGCGACGCATCGCTCGCTGCAGGCGGCCGTGGCCGACGGCGAGTTCCGTGCCGACCTGATGTACCGCCTGCGCGTGGTGCCGCTGTTCATCCCGCCCCTGCGCGAGCGCGGCGACGACGTGCTGCACATCGCGCAGCGCTTCGTGACGGAGCAGAATGCGCGCGGCGAGCGGCAGGTGCTCAGCCTCTCGAGCGGCGCGCGGGCGCGGCTGCTGGCGCACCCCTTCCCCGGCAACGTGCGCGAGCTGCAGAACGTCATCGAGTACGCGTTCACCATGGGTGACGGCCCCGTGCTGGTGGAGTCCGACCTGCCGCCCGAGCTGCTGCAGGGCGCGGGTGGCGAGCCCGTGGACCAGGCCTCCGCCGTGAACGTGCCGGCCACACGCAGCGCCGAGCCGGGCAAGGCGGGCGACGAAGCTGCGCGCATCCGCTTTGCCCTCGAGCGGGCTGCGGGCAACCGGGGCCGTGCCGCCCAGAGCCTGGGGATCAGCCGGGCCACCCTCTGGCGCCGCATGCGGGCGCTGGGCATGGACGACTGA